A window of Kineococcus sp. NBC_00420 genomic DNA:
CGGGTGGATCGTCTCGAACTGCGCGTGGGCCAGCGCGGCCTGGACGACCGGCGGGTGGACGTCCGAGTCCACGTACTCGACGAGGTCCTCGAGCAGCGCCTCGACCTCGTCCGGGGGTGGCGGCACGAAGTCGGCGGCGCACGGGTTGAAGCTCGACCCACCGATCCAGTTCTGGCGGTCGCGGACGGTTCCCGCCCAGCTCGCGTCGCGAGTGCCGGCCAACAGGGCGCGGTGGATGTCGCGGATCGCGTCCACGTCCAGCCGGGGCCGTCGGGCGACGTCGTCGACGGCGGCTCGCATGGCGTCGATGTTGCCGAGGACGTCAGCCGCCCCCTGGTCGGGAGAGGATCCGTCGAGCTCCAGCGCGGCGTCGGCGCGCGCCAGTCGGCGGCCACCGATCTCCAGCCCTTCGATGCGGGAGGACGCGACCGCCTCCGCTCTCAGCAGCAGTCGGGCGATGGCTTTGTAGCCGCGGTAGGGCAGACCAGAGGCGTTGAGCTGCTGGACGGCGCGTTCGGCGTCGGAGACGTCGGCGGCGACGTCGGCGGGCAGCATGACCTCGCGTCCGACGAGGCGGGCGGGGACGAAGGCGTCGTAGCGGCAGGGTTGGCGGTGGCGTCGGGGCACGCCGGTGATGTCCCGGTCGGGGGTCCACTGCGTGCTGACGAGTCGGCCCATGCCGACATCATAATCAAGGTTGAAGCTGAAGCTTGAACAAGATAGGGACGACGACCAGGTTCACGTCGACCTCTGAGCGAGCCGGTGGACCGGGTGCGCGGCCGGCAGCTCGTGCAGCGGCACCCGCAGGTCGGACCACCGCCACCCCAGCCGCCGCAACCGGTACCGCCGCAACCGGTGGTGCTCGTAGGCGGTGAGCCCCAGGACGGTCAGGGCCCCCCCGAGCGCGAGGAGGGACAACGTCCGCTCGACGCCGACGGCGGGCTGCAGGGCCTGGTGGACGTTCTCCGCGCCGCTGGCGAGCGCCACCGCGAAGGCGAGGACGGACGGCAGCAGCGGGTGCACGTCACCGGCGCAGAAGAGGTGGCGGACGCCGCGCACCACGACGGCCGCGGCCGCCACCACCAAGAAGGGCCAGGTGAAGTACAGGACCACGCCGCCGCTCACCAGGACCGGCGCGAGGTGCTCGACCGCGACGGAGCCGGCTGGTCGCCGCTCTGCCCACTCCTTCAACTGCAGCACGAGCAGTGGAACGGCGATGACGGTCACGAGCAGCGAGAGGGGACGAACCACCGGACGGAGGCGTCCGCGACGTTGCGTGCGGTGGCTGCAGAGGGAGACGACGGCCAGGGACACGAGCACGACGACGACTGCGACCGCCGCCTTCAGCAGGAAACCTACGATCGCCCCCGTGAGCATCTTGTCCGCCAAGCCCGTCGTCTCCTCCCCCGACAAGCCGACGGCGACGACCACGCTGGCGTAGCCGAGCCAGGAGCGCCACGCCTGCAGGCGCTCCACGTGCGGGTCGATGCGCCACCGCGGGGTCATCCAGCGGGAGACCCCGCGCCAGCAGCGGACCAGCAGGCCCACGTACCAGGCGATGAACCGGACACCCAGCTCGATCAGCACACCCGCCATGACGACTTCCCGCTGCAGTGACGCTCCGTCGCCGACTGTGGCGGAGGAAGCCGACACGGTGAGGAGAACACCAGGGCACTCGCTCTCGGACCGGTCTCGTCGATCGACCTCAGCCGGCTCGCACCGCGAGGTCGTACAGCCG
This region includes:
- a CDS encoding Fic family protein; translated protein: MGRLVSTQWTPDRDITGVPRRHRQPCRYDAFVPARLVGREVMLPADVAADVSDAERAVQQLNASGLPYRGYKAIARLLLRAEAVASSRIEGLEIGGRRLARADAALELDGSSPDQGAADVLGNIDAMRAAVDDVARRPRLDVDAIRDIHRALLAGTRDASWAGTVRDRQNWIGGSSFNPCAADFVPPPPDEVEALLEDLVEYVDSDVHPPVVQAALAHAQFETIHPFADGNGRTGRALIHVVLTRRGLSPHHVPPVSLVLATRSRDYVAGLESFREDGHTGIAEWIATFAAATTEACARVSGLTDGLAGLSQRWREAVGPLRAGSTVAQLLDDVLPQTPVTTVAQLVRLTDRSTQAVNEAVDRLHTAGVLVQTTAGRRNRAFEVDGLIDLITGFERSLASPVGDTAVEPPARPVPRRSPNR